CTCTTGGGTTATGGATATCGGCTCTTGCAGCAGGAGTACACGTGGGGATCATGACCTTGATTGGAATGAGGCTTAGGCGTGTGGCACCGGCAAAGATAGTAAATCCACTTATTAAAGCTACAAAGGCTGGTTTAAATGAGGTTAATACAAACAATCTTGAGGCCCATTACCTTGCAGGAGGGAATGTAGACAGGGTTGTGAATGCGCTTATAGCAGCTCAGAGAGCAGGTATACCTTTGAGCTTTGAGAGAGCCGCTGCCATTGATTTAGCTGGACGCAACGTGCTTGAAGCGGTACAGATGAGTGTAAATCCAAAGGTTATAGAGACACCACAGGTATCTGCAGTATCCAAAGATGGTATAGAGGTCATAGTGAAGGCCAGAGTTACAGTAAGAGCAAACATAGACAGACTGGTTGGTGGTGCAGGTGAGGAGACTATAATAGCGCGGGTAGGTGAAGGTATAGTCACTACCGTGGGTAGCTCGACATCACATAAGGCTGTCCTTGAAAATCCTGATTCTATATCTAAAACTGTATTGGATAAGGGTCTTGATTCAGGTACGGCATTCGAAATACTCTCAATTGATATAGCTGATGTGGATGTGGGAAGGAATATAGGTGCAAGGCTGCAGACGGATCAGGCTGAAGCTGACAAGAAGATAGCTCAGGCAAAAGCAGAAGAGCGTCGTGCAATGGCTATTGCAGTAGAACAGGAGATGAAAGCACGAGTACAGGAAATGAGAGCCAAGGTGGTTGA
The window above is part of the Calorimonas adulescens genome. Proteins encoded here:
- the floA gene encoding flotillin-like protein FloA (flotillin-like protein involved in membrane lipid rafts) encodes the protein MSFLVVLLPIMIIFIVLIVVLSFVPLGLWISALAAGVHVGIMTLIGMRLRRVAPAKIVNPLIKATKAGLNEVNTNNLEAHYLAGGNVDRVVNALIAAQRAGIPLSFERAAAIDLAGRNVLEAVQMSVNPKVIETPQVSAVSKDGIEVIVKARVTVRANIDRLVGGAGEETIIARVGEGIVTTVGSSTSHKAVLENPDSISKTVLDKGLDSGTAFEILSIDIADVDVGRNIGARLQTDQAEADKKIAQAKAEERRAMAIAVEQEMKARVQEMRAKVVEAESEVPRAMAQALREGRLGIMDYYNMQNVKADTDMRESISRLNGGNQPKETENGK